The proteins below are encoded in one region of Erinaceus europaeus chromosome 15, mEriEur2.1, whole genome shotgun sequence:
- the LFNG gene encoding beta-1,3-N-acetylglucosaminyltransferase lunatic fringe: MLQRCGRRLLLGLGGALLACLLVLTADPPPAPPERARRALRSLQPRPGDGGLSGYFGLLARARRDAPRAPRAPQPPAEQLGPRDVFIAVKTTRKFHRARLDLLLDTWVSRHPEMTFIFTDGEDEALTRHRGHIINTNCSAAHSRQALSCKMAVEYDHFLASGRKWFCHVDDDNYVNVAALLALLGRFPHTGDIYLGKPSLDRPIQATERVGDSQRPVHFWFATGGAGFCISRGLALKMSPWASGGHFMSTAERIRLPDDCTVGYIVEALLGVGLTRCGLFHSHLENLQQVPPSMLREQVTLSYGTFENKRNTVNIKGPFPVEADPSRFLSIHCHLYPDTPWCPRAASTF; encoded by the exons ATGCTGCAACGCTGTGGCCGCCGGCTGCTGCTGGGCCTGGGGGGCGCGCTGCTCGCCTGCCTGCTGGTGCTCACAGCCGacccgccccccgcgccccccgaGCGCGCCCGCCGCGCCCTGCGCAGCCTGCAGCCCCGGCCCGGCGACGGCGGCCTGTCCGGATACTTTGGGCTGCTGGCCCGCGCCCGCCGCgacgccccccgcgccccccgcgccccgcAGCCCCCCGCGGAGCAGCTGGGGCCCCGCGACGTCTTCATCGCCGTCAAGACTACCAGGAAGTTCCACCGCGCGCGCCTTGACCtgctgctggacacctgggtgtcCCGGCACCCTGAGATG ACCTTCATTTTCACCGACGGCGAGGATGAAGCCCTGACCCGGCACAGGG gccacaTCATCAACACCAACTGCTCAGCTGCCCACAGTCGCCAGGCACTGTCTTGCAAGATGGCGGTGGAATACGACCATTTCCTGGCATCAGGGAGGAA GTGGTTCTGCCACGTGGATGATGACAACTACGTGAATGTGGCCGCCCTGCTGGCGCTGCTGGGCCGCTTCCCGCACACTGGGGACATCTACCTGGGCAAGCCCAGCCTGGACCGGCCCATCCAGGCCACCGAGCGTGTGGGTGACAGCCAG CGTCCTGTCCACTTCTGGTTTGCCACGGGTGGAGCTGGCTTCTGCATCAGCCGTGGGTTGGCACTGAAGATGAGCCCCTGGGCCAG tggcGGTCACTTCATGAGCACGGCCGAGCGGATCCGCCTGCCAGACGACTGCACAGTGGGTTACATCGTGGAGGCCTTGCTGGGCGTGGGCCTCACCCGCTGCGGGCTCTTCCACTCCCACCTGGAGAACCTGCAGCAGGTGCCCCCCTCCATGCTGCGTGAGCAG GTGACACTGAGCTATGGCACCTTTGAGAACAAACGCAACACTGTGAATATTAAGGGGCCCTTCCCAGTGGAGGCTGACCCATCCAG GTTTCTCTCCATCCATTGCCACCTGTACCCAGACACGCCCTGGTGTCCCCGTGCCGCCTCCACCTTCTAG
- the LOC107522630 gene encoding large ribosomal subunit protein eL36-like, which yields MAVGLHKGHKVTKNVNQPRHCRHHGRLTEHTEFVRDVTHEVCGSTPYERCAMELLKVSKDKRALKLIKKWVGEPGFLSP from the exons ATGGCTGTCGGCCTCCACAAGGGCCACAAGGTGACCAAGAACGTGAACCAGCCGAGGCACTGCCGCCACCATGGGCGCCTCACCGAACACACCGAGTTCGTGCGGGACGTGACCCATGAGGTGTGCGGCTCCACCCCATATGAGCGCTGCGCCATGGAGCTGCTCAAGGTCTCTAAGGACAAGCGCGCGCTCAAGCTCATCAAGAAGTGGGtgggggagccgggct TCCTGTCTCCCTAA